Proteins found in one Pseudomonas sp. P8_241 genomic segment:
- a CDS encoding phytoene desaturase family protein — translation MTTTNVAVQHYDTIILGAGAGGMCAAARMVAAGKRVLVVESLNRVGGRASSEVIDDFIVNIGAIAIELGSTFEETFAALDVRMDVREPNPATVFYVDGKVINVAKGGGWGFLLGTFTKQAAKIGAKFADARGGDLPEARLTTAEWLAKYTKNQTVHAIFRNLCAAIFAVNSDELPARAFLTYFAVKGAFKRFGFCPRGTIGLWNDLADAIRAHGGEVWLESRAQGLRVEDGRVTAIEVERNGERIWVAASTVISNIGPRATAALAGADILAGDYAAQAANTLRPASNIVINFATRERLIDAPGLITFGPTRRLCNMGEMTATCPEMAPPGWHLYVAYAVPRPAIDAFDEAAEIEASLQDLHDLFPGFANAKMLSVRVMRGEWPAQRTCAGFDMPQDTPLSNLWQVGDAVKEYGDGGTQACAVTARNAAAKALAVLDGVRA, via the coding sequence ATGACAACAACAAATGTAGCGGTCCAGCATTACGACACCATTATTCTCGGCGCAGGTGCAGGGGGTATGTGCGCCGCTGCGCGCATGGTCGCAGCCGGAAAACGTGTTCTGGTCGTCGAGAGTTTGAACCGTGTCGGCGGCCGCGCCTCCAGTGAAGTGATTGACGACTTCATCGTCAACATCGGTGCGATTGCTATCGAGCTAGGCAGTACTTTTGAAGAAACCTTTGCGGCCCTTGATGTACGGATGGATGTACGTGAGCCGAATCCGGCAACCGTGTTCTACGTGGATGGCAAGGTGATCAACGTGGCCAAGGGTGGGGGATGGGGTTTTCTCCTCGGCACCTTCACCAAGCAGGCTGCCAAGATTGGCGCCAAGTTCGCCGACGCCCGTGGTGGAGATCTGCCCGAGGCCCGCCTGACGACCGCCGAGTGGTTGGCCAAGTACACCAAGAACCAGACGGTGCATGCGATTTTTCGCAACCTGTGTGCCGCTATTTTTGCGGTCAATTCCGATGAATTGCCCGCTCGTGCCTTCCTGACTTACTTTGCAGTCAAGGGCGCGTTCAAGCGCTTCGGTTTCTGCCCCCGTGGCACCATTGGCCTGTGGAATGATCTGGCTGATGCCATACGTGCCCACGGCGGTGAAGTTTGGTTGGAAAGCCGAGCCCAAGGGCTGCGTGTTGAAGACGGTCGTGTCACTGCCATCGAAGTGGAGCGCAATGGCGAGCGTATCTGGGTCGCTGCCTCCACAGTGATCAGCAATATCGGTCCGCGGGCAACTGCGGCGCTGGCCGGAGCGGATATTCTGGCAGGTGATTACGCGGCTCAAGCGGCGAACACATTGCGTCCGGCGTCCAACATCGTGATCAACTTCGCGACCCGTGAGCGCCTGATCGATGCCCCGGGTCTGATTACCTTCGGTCCGACCCGTCGTTTGTGCAACATGGGTGAAATGACGGCGACGTGCCCGGAAATGGCGCCGCCTGGCTGGCACCTGTATGTGGCCTACGCAGTACCGCGCCCGGCCATCGATGCGTTCGATGAGGCGGCCGAGATCGAAGCTTCGCTACAGGATCTGCATGACCTGTTCCCAGGCTTCGCCAATGCCAAGATGCTGTCGGTGCGTGTGATGCGCGGTGAATGGCCGGCCCAGCGTACTTGTGCCGGATTCGATATGCCGCAGGACACTCCGTTGAGCAACCTCTGGCAGGTAGGCGATGCGGTCAAGGAGTATGGCGATGGCGGTACTCAGGCCTGCGCAGTAACCGCGCGCAATGCGGCGGCCAAGGCACTGGCTGTGCTTGATGGGGTTCGAGCATGA
- a CDS encoding acyl-CoA dehydrogenase — translation MIDIKHLEGWVGRERVMEDQLPVFPARALAAALSRDTLLEMGDPLPPSWHWLYFLDTPSTLGTGVDGHPLKGDFLPPVPLPRRMWASGQLRIDKPLIIGQSARRQSRVMSVELKEGQSGSLVFVTLEHLIFQEQACRVRELQHLVYRDAPTSAMPLPIGQRPIEEAQWERVLQPDPVLLFRFSALTYNGHRIHYDRDYAVQEEFYPGLVVQGPLLATALLELALEQAGPGGVENFKFRAIRPTFAQGPIRLCGRREGEQLQLWSLDQDGFIGMTALAVVRG, via the coding sequence ATGATTGATATTAAGCATCTCGAAGGCTGGGTCGGTCGTGAGCGGGTGATGGAAGATCAACTGCCGGTGTTCCCAGCACGTGCCTTGGCGGCGGCCTTGTCTCGTGACACGTTGCTTGAAATGGGCGATCCCCTGCCGCCTTCGTGGCACTGGTTGTACTTTCTGGACACCCCTTCGACGCTGGGAACAGGGGTGGATGGACACCCGCTCAAAGGCGATTTCCTGCCTCCGGTGCCACTGCCACGACGTATGTGGGCATCCGGACAGTTGCGCATTGATAAGCCGCTGATCATTGGCCAAAGTGCCCGGCGGCAGAGCCGGGTAATGTCCGTCGAGTTGAAAGAGGGACAATCGGGCAGTCTGGTGTTCGTGACGCTGGAGCATCTGATTTTCCAGGAGCAGGCCTGTCGAGTCCGAGAGTTGCAACATCTGGTGTACCGCGATGCACCCACCTCGGCCATGCCGTTGCCGATAGGACAGCGGCCGATCGAGGAGGCACAGTGGGAGCGAGTGCTACAGCCAGATCCTGTGCTGCTGTTTCGTTTTTCAGCCCTGACCTATAACGGTCACCGTATCCATTACGACCGTGACTATGCTGTGCAAGAAGAGTTCTATCCCGGTCTGGTGGTGCAGGGGCCACTGCTCGCGACCGCGTTGTTGGAGCTGGCACTGGAACAGGCAGGACCTGGGGGTGTAGAGAATTTTAAGTTCCGCGCGATACGGCCGACGTTCGCTCAGGGGCCGATTCGGTTATGTGGTCGCCGTGAAGGCGAGCAATTGCAGCTGTGGAGCCTGGACCAGGACGGATTTATTGGTATGACGGCACTGGCTGTCGTGCGCGGTTAG
- a CDS encoding 3-hydroxyacyl-CoA dehydrogenase, producing the protein MNTNKIIGVIGAGTMGRGIVQLFAEAGYRVRLFDAFTGAAGKALEYIAEMVGKGVGKGRFSAEQGQRILSSIEVVDQLQQLAGCSVVIEAVVEDLQVKRELFAELENIIGDEAILASNTSSLVMADIAAGCRIPQRVAGLHFFNPVPLMKVVEVIAAVRTAPPVVAALVALVESAGHRAVVAEDLPGFLVNHAGRGLYTEGLRIVEEQVADVADVDRILREAAGFRMGPFELLDLTGLDVSGKVMSSIYSQFLQEPRLRPSPLVPPRISAGLFGRKTGEGWYRYDGAVRIEPQALAVPRLPGALTVWVAPECEQYDTLLDRIIATGCARVVESAEQASIQIVQPWGEDATTACLRLGLDPQRCIAVDPLGLPGGRVTLMQTVGTRAEVRDAAHALFVALGAPVTVINDSPGFVLQRVLATIVNIAADIAQRRIACVADIEDAVRLGLGYPCGPLAWGDRIGPKRVLRILRNLHQYTGDPRYRPSLWLVRRAEAGLSLLSEEPAREARAV; encoded by the coding sequence ATGAACACGAATAAGATTATTGGCGTGATCGGCGCGGGCACAATGGGCCGCGGCATCGTCCAGTTGTTCGCCGAAGCGGGCTATCGGGTACGACTATTCGATGCCTTCACCGGAGCGGCGGGCAAGGCGCTCGAGTACATCGCTGAGATGGTTGGCAAAGGCGTTGGCAAGGGACGTTTCAGTGCCGAGCAGGGCCAGCGGATCCTTTCCTCGATCGAGGTGGTTGACCAGTTGCAGCAATTGGCCGGTTGTTCAGTGGTGATAGAGGCGGTAGTCGAGGATTTGCAGGTCAAGCGCGAGCTGTTCGCTGAGCTGGAGAATATCATCGGCGACGAAGCGATTCTGGCCAGTAACACCTCGTCGCTGGTCATGGCCGACATCGCCGCAGGTTGCCGAATTCCGCAAAGGGTGGCCGGGCTGCATTTCTTTAATCCAGTGCCACTGATGAAAGTGGTCGAGGTCATCGCTGCGGTGCGTACTGCACCGCCAGTGGTTGCGGCGCTGGTGGCGCTGGTGGAAAGCGCCGGCCATCGTGCGGTGGTTGCAGAGGATCTGCCTGGCTTCCTCGTCAATCATGCTGGTCGCGGGCTTTATACTGAGGGTTTGCGGATTGTCGAGGAACAGGTAGCCGATGTCGCTGATGTAGATCGCATTCTGCGTGAGGCGGCGGGCTTTCGCATGGGCCCGTTCGAGTTGCTGGACCTGACCGGTCTGGATGTCTCGGGCAAGGTGATGAGTTCTATTTATAGCCAGTTCCTGCAGGAGCCGCGGTTGCGTCCATCACCGTTGGTGCCGCCGAGGATTTCAGCCGGCCTGTTCGGTCGTAAGACGGGAGAGGGCTGGTACCGCTATGACGGCGCTGTACGGATTGAGCCGCAAGCGTTGGCCGTCCCACGCCTGCCTGGTGCCTTGACTGTTTGGGTGGCGCCTGAATGCGAACAGTACGACACGCTGCTGGATCGCATTATTGCAACGGGCTGCGCACGGGTCGTGGAGAGTGCCGAGCAGGCCTCGATCCAGATCGTTCAGCCCTGGGGCGAGGACGCGACCACTGCCTGTCTGCGTCTGGGGCTGGATCCGCAGCGCTGTATCGCAGTGGACCCCTTGGGGCTGCCGGGCGGGCGGGTGACGCTGATGCAGACGGTTGGCACCCGCGCCGAAGTTCGCGACGCGGCCCATGCATTGTTCGTGGCCTTGGGCGCTCCGGTAACGGTGATTAATGACAGCCCGGGATTTGTGCTGCAGCGTGTGCTGGCGACCATTGTTAATATTGCAGCCGATATCGCCCAACGCCGGATTGCCTGCGTAGCAGATATTGAAGACGCGGTACGCCTAGGGCTGGGCTACCCGTGCGGGCCATTGGCCTGGGGTGATCGGATCGGGCCCAAGCGGGTGTTGAGGATTCTGCGTAACTTGCATCAGTACACGGGCGATCCCCGTTATCGTCCAAGCCTTTGGTTGGTGCGCCGCGCTGAGGCCGGCTTGTCACTGCTGAGCGAAGAACCGGCGCGCGAGGCCAGAGCGGTATGA
- a CDS encoding enoyl-CoA hydratase-related protein produces MSEEMVVIERDGDVGVLRLNREAKRNALDLHMRSAIANGVIELQGEVGIKVIVITGGNEVFAAGADLNLLVDKGAQDVAELDLGQYWAPLAQSRKPLIAAVSGFALGAGCELAMMCDFIVADSSARFGQPELKVGIMPGAGGTQRLMRAVGRPVASMLLLTGDLLSGERAWQLGMVAELCEPGQAVERAKALARRIAAMPPLAVTATRRVLAQGGDMSLDAALALENREFLLLFDTQDQEEGMRAFLEKRTPSYIGR; encoded by the coding sequence ATGAGTGAAGAAATGGTCGTGATTGAGCGTGACGGCGACGTCGGTGTGTTGCGCCTGAATCGTGAGGCCAAGCGCAATGCGCTAGATCTGCACATGCGTAGCGCAATTGCCAACGGCGTGATCGAGTTGCAAGGCGAGGTCGGCATCAAAGTGATTGTTATCACCGGTGGCAATGAGGTTTTCGCAGCAGGAGCCGATCTCAATCTGCTGGTTGATAAGGGTGCGCAGGACGTCGCCGAACTCGACCTTGGGCAGTATTGGGCGCCGCTCGCGCAGAGTCGCAAGCCGTTGATTGCCGCGGTCAGCGGTTTTGCCCTGGGAGCCGGCTGCGAACTGGCAATGATGTGTGACTTCATCGTGGCGGATAGCAGTGCCCGCTTCGGCCAGCCAGAGCTCAAGGTAGGGATTATGCCGGGGGCCGGCGGCACCCAGCGCCTGATGCGAGCGGTTGGGCGTCCGGTGGCGAGCATGCTACTGCTCACGGGCGATCTGTTGTCGGGGGAGCGTGCCTGGCAGCTGGGCATGGTGGCAGAGCTATGCGAGCCGGGGCAGGCTGTCGAAAGAGCCAAGGCATTGGCTCGGCGGATTGCAGCAATGCCACCTCTGGCGGTGACGGCGACGCGTCGGGTATTGGCCCAGGGTGGGGATATGTCTCTGGATGCCGCGCTGGCCCTGGAGAATCGTGAGTTCTTGTTGCTGTTCGATACTCAGGATCAGGAGGAGGGCATGCGCGCCTTCCTGGAGAAAAGAACACCGAGCTATATCGGCCGTTGA
- a CDS encoding enoyl-CoA hydratase/isomerase family protein — MAERVVLRDDPAPGVARLLINRPDKRNAIDYDVRQALIEHLSEISADPGVRALVCGGVGGIFSAGGDVPSMVGLTEAQARSRMTHIRRLCLSLAALPVPVVSALEGFAAGAAVGLALLGDHIVVGPGSKILFPFMKLGLTPDWGTLRTLPARVGLPCARGLLTSGQVLSGEEAVSLRLADEFVTDGDIMAGALHRAEQMARLPQEAFARMKQRLNHPAEDLPSELKREEDDQADLLLGADFKEGFAAFSARRDPDFTLTARLKV; from the coding sequence ATGGCCGAGCGAGTAGTGCTGAGGGATGATCCCGCACCTGGAGTGGCGCGGCTGCTGATCAACCGCCCGGATAAGCGCAATGCGATCGACTACGACGTGCGTCAGGCGCTGATCGAACATCTGAGTGAAATCAGTGCTGATCCTGGCGTACGTGCGTTGGTGTGTGGTGGTGTGGGTGGCATCTTCTCTGCGGGCGGCGATGTGCCCAGCATGGTGGGGTTGACTGAAGCGCAAGCGCGTTCCCGGATGACCCATATCCGTCGGCTCTGCTTGAGTCTGGCGGCTTTACCTGTCCCGGTCGTTTCGGCGCTGGAAGGTTTCGCCGCCGGAGCGGCCGTAGGCCTTGCTCTACTGGGCGATCACATTGTGGTGGGACCTGGCAGCAAGATCCTCTTCCCCTTCATGAAACTGGGGCTGACACCGGATTGGGGCACCCTACGCACGCTACCCGCGCGGGTCGGTCTGCCCTGTGCCCGAGGTTTGTTGACAAGCGGTCAGGTGTTGTCGGGAGAAGAGGCTGTAAGTCTTAGGCTTGCTGACGAGTTCGTCACTGATGGCGACATCATGGCCGGTGCTTTGCATCGGGCCGAACAAATGGCCCGGTTGCCGCAGGAAGCCTTTGCTCGCATGAAGCAGCGTTTGAACCATCCTGCTGAGGACTTGCCGAGCGAGTTGAAGCGGGAGGAGGACGATCAGGCAGACCTGCTGCTAGGCGCCGATTTTAAAGAAGGTTTTGCGGCGTTCAGTGCCCGGCGAGATCCCGATTTCACGCTGACAGCGAGGCTCAAAGTATGA
- a CDS encoding acetyl-CoA acetyltransferase translates to MSTGIKDKVAILGMGCSRFGERWDASPEDLMIEAYNEAMLDAGIEPTQLDAAWFSTHMDDVGVGRGGTPLGIALRLPNIGVTRVENFCAGGSEAIRAAVYAVAAGACDIALAVGVEKLKDTGYGGLPLASVGTLIPQWYPNAVAPANFAQLASAYRRRHGVPVDLLKRAIAHVSVKSHANGAKNPKAHLRKHITVEQVLNAPIIAEPLGLFDCCGVSDGAAAVIVTTPEIARSLGKKDLVTFKALQVSVSNGWEMQSNEWDGSYVHTARIAARKAYMEAGIRNPREEISMTEVHDCFSITELVTMEDLMLSVEGGAVADVLDGVFDADGKIPCQIDGGLKCFGHPIGASGIRMLYEMYLQLQGRAGTRQLANPTLGLTHNLGGQPSQNVCSVSIVGLEGR, encoded by the coding sequence ATGAGTACTGGAATCAAAGACAAGGTTGCCATCCTCGGAATGGGTTGCAGCCGTTTTGGCGAGCGCTGGGATGCAAGCCCCGAAGATCTGATGATAGAGGCTTATAACGAGGCCATGCTGGATGCCGGTATCGAGCCGACTCAGCTGGATGCGGCCTGGTTCTCGACCCATATGGACGATGTCGGGGTGGGCCGTGGCGGAACTCCCTTGGGCATTGCTCTACGTCTGCCGAACATTGGTGTTACTCGCGTGGAGAACTTCTGCGCCGGTGGCTCCGAGGCAATTCGTGCGGCGGTCTATGCCGTGGCTGCTGGGGCCTGTGATATTGCCCTGGCGGTGGGAGTGGAGAAACTTAAGGACACCGGTTATGGCGGTTTGCCGCTCGCCAGTGTGGGCACCTTGATTCCGCAGTGGTACCCCAACGCCGTCGCACCGGCAAATTTTGCGCAATTGGCCTCGGCCTATCGTCGTCGCCATGGGGTGCCGGTGGATCTGCTCAAGCGCGCAATTGCGCATGTTTCGGTCAAGAGCCACGCCAACGGTGCGAAGAACCCCAAGGCGCACCTGCGTAAGCACATCACCGTAGAACAGGTGCTCAATGCGCCGATCATCGCCGAACCGCTGGGGCTGTTTGATTGCTGTGGTGTATCCGATGGTGCAGCGGCAGTGATTGTGACCACACCGGAAATTGCCCGCAGCCTCGGCAAGAAAGATCTTGTGACCTTCAAGGCGTTGCAGGTATCGGTATCCAATGGCTGGGAAATGCAATCCAACGAGTGGGACGGCAGCTACGTGCATACCGCCCGCATCGCTGCCCGCAAGGCCTATATGGAAGCTGGTATACGCAATCCGCGGGAAGAGATCAGCATGACGGAGGTACATGACTGCTTCTCGATTACCGAACTGGTGACCATGGAGGATCTGATGCTGTCCGTCGAGGGGGGTGCGGTTGCGGATGTGCTGGACGGTGTGTTCGATGCCGACGGCAAGATCCCTTGTCAGATTGATGGTGGGCTGAAGTGCTTTGGCCATCCCATCGGGGCGAGCGGAATTCGCATGCTGTACGAAATGTATCTGCAGTTGCAGGGCCGTGCAGGTACCCGTCAGCTAGCCAACCCGACCCTGGGTCTGACCCATAACCTGGGCGGTCAGCCGTCGCAGAACGTCTGCTCCGTGTCGATCGTTGGTCTGGAAGGACGCTGA
- a CDS encoding hydroxymethylglutaryl-CoA synthase family protein, producing the protein MIGILGYGSYVPRLRLSRQAVAQANAWFAPGLQNKAKGVRAMANWDEDSITMAVAAARDCLGPSDDRNHVRSLWLASTTLPFADRLNAAVAAEALTLDSGIDARDLGGSLRAGLGALQDALHQVDSRKGCALVLAADNRHTRAASSAELDYGDGAAALLVGRGEVVAELLGSATDTLDFVDHFRSAGQEIDYHWEERWVREEGVGKIVPGVIQAALESAGVKAEQVDHFIFPSVMAKLDQSVAKTLGMRAEAVVNNLAATVGDTGTAHALLMLTAVLETATPGQIIVVSQFASGAQALVLRTTEHIARFRPRLGVSGWLARGVEESNYTKFLSFNNQLRLERGMRGEQDKKTALTTLYRHKSAILGLVGGRCRETGRVHFPPSRLSHDPAGALLDSQVPYKLAERRAQILSWSAEYLSYHPAPPNYYGQVDFEGGGRILMEFTDLDKGDVDSGTTMEMVFRIKDIDERRGFVRYFWKATPVRNQAKSADN; encoded by the coding sequence ATGATCGGGATTCTCGGATATGGCAGTTATGTACCTCGCCTGCGACTCAGTCGGCAGGCAGTAGCGCAGGCTAATGCCTGGTTTGCGCCAGGTTTGCAGAATAAGGCCAAAGGCGTGCGCGCCATGGCCAACTGGGATGAAGACAGCATCACCATGGCAGTGGCGGCCGCGCGTGACTGTCTGGGGCCGTCGGATGATCGCAACCATGTGCGTTCGCTGTGGCTGGCCTCGACCACGCTGCCGTTCGCCGACCGTCTCAATGCAGCGGTGGCAGCCGAAGCCTTGACCCTGGATAGCGGTATCGATGCCCGTGACCTGGGAGGCTCGCTACGGGCGGGCCTTGGGGCGCTGCAGGATGCGTTGCATCAGGTTGATAGCCGCAAGGGCTGCGCGCTGGTGCTGGCTGCCGACAACCGTCACACCCGTGCTGCGAGCTCTGCCGAGCTGGATTATGGTGATGGCGCAGCGGCTCTGTTGGTGGGGCGTGGTGAGGTGGTGGCTGAGCTACTGGGCAGCGCGACGGATACTCTGGACTTTGTCGATCACTTCCGCTCTGCAGGCCAGGAGATCGATTACCACTGGGAAGAACGCTGGGTTCGCGAGGAAGGCGTTGGCAAGATCGTCCCAGGCGTGATTCAGGCTGCACTGGAAAGCGCCGGCGTGAAGGCCGAGCAAGTTGATCATTTCATTTTCCCAAGTGTGATGGCCAAGCTGGATCAGAGCGTCGCCAAAACCCTTGGGATGCGTGCCGAGGCGGTGGTGAACAACCTGGCGGCGACTGTGGGCGACACGGGTACTGCGCACGCCTTGTTGATGCTGACGGCTGTGTTGGAAACCGCCACTCCCGGCCAGATTATTGTGGTCAGCCAGTTTGCCAGTGGTGCCCAGGCGCTCGTATTGCGCACGACCGAGCACATTGCTCGCTTCCGCCCTCGGTTGGGCGTGTCGGGCTGGCTCGCGCGCGGTGTAGAGGAAAGCAACTACACCAAGTTCCTCTCGTTCAATAATCAGCTGCGCCTCGAGCGTGGTATGCGTGGCGAGCAGGACAAGAAAACGGCACTGACAACCCTGTATCGGCACAAAAGCGCGATTCTCGGGCTGGTTGGCGGGCGCTGCAGGGAAACTGGGCGTGTGCATTTCCCACCGTCGCGCCTGTCTCATGATCCGGCAGGTGCTCTGCTCGACTCACAGGTGCCCTACAAGCTGGCCGAGCGCCGTGCGCAGATCCTCAGCTGGTCTGCGGAATACCTCTCGTATCACCCTGCCCCCCCGAATTACTACGGGCAGGTCGACTTCGAAGGCGGTGGCCGCATCCTGATGGAGTTCACTGATCTGGATAAGGGCGATGTGGATTCCGGAACCACGATGGAAATGGTTTTCCGGATCAAGGACATCGATGAGCGACGCGGCTTTGTCCGTTATTTCTGGAAGGCCACCCCGGTGCGCAACCAGGCTAAATCCGCCGACAACTGA
- a CDS encoding alpha/beta hydrolase — protein MSIDQVIEQVQAVYGSWGRETTVAQMRADWDRLFGETVSPDSSQPVDADGVCAAWIDAPEIDRDRVLLYFHGGGFQVGSVRSHFDLMHRLSAAARCRVLAVDYRLAPEHIFPAALDDALSAYAWLLEQGVPATNIALAGDSAGGGLALSLLLQLREAGMALPASAAVMSAWTDMTASGESYQTRADSDPIHQRRMVLAMAGNYLGQQDASDPRVSPLFAELQGLPPLLLQVGDRETVLDDSRMFAHKAQAAGVAVQLQVYDAMIHVFQQFPQHLTQAQEAIAAVGQHLEAHWPPHSNPYNS, from the coding sequence ATGAGCATCGACCAGGTGATTGAGCAGGTCCAGGCGGTGTACGGCAGCTGGGGGCGCGAGACTACCGTGGCTCAGATGCGGGCCGATTGGGATCGTCTTTTCGGTGAGACAGTGTCACCAGACAGTTCCCAGCCTGTGGATGCCGACGGTGTTTGCGCCGCCTGGATTGACGCGCCTGAAATCGATAGGGATCGGGTGTTGTTGTACTTCCATGGTGGTGGCTTTCAAGTGGGGTCGGTGCGTTCGCATTTCGACCTGATGCATCGACTATCGGCAGCAGCGCGTTGCCGGGTACTGGCAGTGGATTATCGCCTGGCGCCCGAACACATTTTTCCGGCCGCTCTGGATGATGCGCTGAGCGCTTACGCTTGGCTGCTGGAGCAGGGCGTACCTGCAACGAACATTGCGCTGGCCGGTGACTCGGCTGGGGGTGGGTTGGCGTTGTCACTACTGCTACAGCTACGTGAGGCAGGTATGGCGTTGCCAGCCAGTGCCGCGGTGATGTCGGCCTGGACGGATATGACTGCCAGTGGTGAAAGCTACCAGACGCGAGCTGATAGTGACCCTATCCATCAGCGTCGGATGGTGTTGGCCATGGCCGGCAATTACCTCGGCCAGCAGGATGCGTCGGATCCTCGTGTTTCTCCGTTGTTTGCTGAGCTCCAAGGGCTGCCGCCGTTACTGCTACAGGTCGGTGATCGCGAAACTGTACTTGATGACTCACGGATGTTCGCCCACAAGGCACAGGCTGCCGGAGTGGCTGTGCAGTTGCAGGTATACGACGCAATGATTCATGTGTTTCAGCAGTTCCCCCAGCACTTGACACAGGCTCAGGAAGCCATCGCCGCAGTCGGGCAGCACTTAGAGGCGCATTGGCCGCCTCATTCAAATCCTTACAACTCTTAA
- a CDS encoding SDR family NAD(P)-dependent oxidoreductase codes for MTDLAGRRAFVGGGANGIGASVVRRLVADGAQVFIADRDVLAAEALAQEVGASSACIDLSDYDQVKAFAGQPFDILVNCAGVDQHAFFTHTSVEEWNRLMAVNLYSVLNTTHLLLPAMQAGGHGRIVNIASEAGRMGSRGGAVYAASKGAVIAFTRSIARESARYGVTANVITPGPIDTPLLRQAVAEGGDRLLDAMCSSTLVGRLGTPDEVAAAVSFLVSREAAYITGEVLGVSGGMGCGQ; via the coding sequence ATGACTGATCTTGCAGGGCGCCGCGCCTTCGTTGGCGGCGGTGCCAATGGGATAGGTGCGTCTGTCGTTCGACGTTTGGTAGCGGATGGCGCGCAAGTGTTCATCGCCGATCGTGATGTGCTGGCAGCAGAGGCATTAGCTCAAGAAGTAGGAGCAAGCAGCGCTTGTATTGATTTGAGCGATTACGACCAGGTCAAGGCCTTCGCCGGACAGCCTTTCGACATTTTGGTCAACTGCGCTGGTGTCGACCAACACGCCTTCTTCACTCATACGTCGGTAGAAGAATGGAATCGCCTGATGGCGGTGAATCTTTACTCGGTGCTCAATACCACTCACCTGCTGTTGCCGGCGATGCAGGCGGGTGGCCACGGACGCATTGTGAATATCGCCTCAGAGGCGGGTCGTATGGGGTCGCGCGGCGGTGCTGTATATGCTGCTTCCAAAGGTGCGGTCATTGCCTTTACACGTTCGATTGCGCGTGAGAGTGCTCGTTACGGCGTCACGGCTAATGTCATCACGCCAGGCCCCATCGATACCCCGCTACTGCGTCAAGCGGTGGCTGAGGGTGGAGATAGGCTGCTGGACGCCATGTGCTCGTCGACCCTGGTCGGGCGCCTGGGCACTCCGGATGAGGTCGCTGCTGCAGTGTCTTTTCTGGTGTCTCGCGAAGCGGCCTATATCACTGGCGAAGTGCTGGGCGTATCCGGTGGCATGGGGTGCGGCCAATGA
- a CDS encoding enoyl-CoA hydratase/isomerase family protein, which translates to MNALQDSGIRVLVAQGPVLLDMHEDGIAHIRLNRPASSNGLNIELLRALHDVIMQCHGEPGVRAVLLTGEGKHFCAGGDVHDFASKGEGLAHYLRQATSYLQIAASSLMHLNAPVIVAVQGFAAGGGGMGLVCSADLVVAARSAKFLAGATRVGMAPDAGVSVTLARLVGLRKATEILLTNPVLDAQQALELGLINRIVEDDELQSSAFAWARELAAGAPLALAATKRLLWSGLGLGVEACLPEESRTVSELSGTADAREGLAAVIERRKAVFTGR; encoded by the coding sequence ATGAATGCCTTACAAGACAGTGGTATCCGCGTGTTGGTTGCACAAGGACCTGTGCTGTTGGATATGCACGAGGATGGTATTGCGCATATCCGTCTGAATCGTCCAGCTTCATCCAATGGCCTGAATATCGAACTGCTACGAGCCCTGCATGATGTGATCATGCAGTGTCACGGCGAGCCTGGTGTTCGAGCTGTTTTGCTGACTGGCGAAGGCAAACACTTTTGTGCCGGTGGTGATGTGCATGATTTCGCCAGCAAGGGAGAAGGGCTTGCCCACTACTTGCGCCAAGCGACTTCCTATCTGCAGATTGCGGCCTCCTCGCTGATGCACCTGAATGCGCCGGTCATTGTTGCCGTCCAGGGATTTGCGGCCGGTGGCGGGGGCATGGGGCTGGTCTGCTCTGCCGATTTGGTTGTCGCTGCGCGTTCTGCGAAATTCCTTGCTGGAGCCACTCGGGTTGGCATGGCTCCTGATGCGGGTGTCTCCGTGACGCTCGCACGTTTGGTGGGTCTGCGCAAAGCCACCGAAATTCTGCTGACCAATCCGGTGCTCGATGCACAGCAGGCGTTGGAGCTTGGCTTGATCAATCGCATTGTCGAAGACGATGAGCTGCAGTCCAGTGCATTTGCCTGGGCGCGAGAACTGGCCGCTGGAGCGCCTCTGGCGCTGGCTGCCACCAAGCGTTTGCTTTGGAGCGGGCTCGGGCTGGGCGTCGAAGCCTGTCTGCCTGAAGAAAGCCGCACGGTATCCGAACTCTCAGGTACAGCCGATGCTCGTGAAGGGTTGGCGGCTGTGATTGAACGCCGCAAGGCTGTATTTACCGGCCGCTAG